One stretch of Armigeres subalbatus isolate Guangzhou_Male chromosome 2, GZ_Asu_2, whole genome shotgun sequence DNA includes these proteins:
- the LOC134212166 gene encoding 3-oxoacyl-[acyl-carrier-protein] reductase FabG-like: protein MDFTGKVVLITGASSGIGAVTAKYLTHLGASVVMTGRNVESLKKSGAKCVGKHEPLLIAADVTKEEDNVRVIEETINKYGKLDVLINNAGRGVFGSIETTSLDQLDDMLNINVRGAYHITMLAVPHLIKSKGNIVNVSSITGIRVFPNSLAYCISKAALDQFTRCVALELAPKQVRVNSVNPAVIATDFQLREGMSPAQYAAFVKHSEQTHALGRIGQPQEVAEAIAFLAADTATFITGTCLCVDGGRTIMCPR, encoded by the exons ATGGATTTTACGGGCAAAGTCGTTCTCATCACGGGTGCAAGCAGCGGAATCGGGGCCGTTACTGCAAAGTACTTGACGCATTTGGGCGCCTCAGTCGTCATGACCGGTAGAAACGTAGAGAGTCTCAAGAAAAGTGGAGCAAAATGTGTGGGTAAGCACGAGCCATTGCTCATTGCTGCCGACGTAACGAAGGAAGAAGACAACGTTCGCGTTATTGAGGAGACAATTAACAAATATGGGAAGTTGGATGTGCTGATAAATAATGCAGGTCGGGGAGTGTTTGGAAGCATCGAAACTACTAGCCTGGATCAGCTGGACGATATGTTGAACATCAATGTGAGAGGAGCTTATCACATCACGATGCTTGCTGTACCTCATTTGATCAAAAGCAAAGGAAACATTGTTAACGTATCCAGCATAACCGGAATCCGCGTTTTCCCAAATTCGTTGGCTTACTGTATATCGAAAGCTGCTTTGGACCAATTCACCAGATGCGTTGCCCTTGAGCTTGCACCGAAGCAAGTTAGAGTTAATTCTGTTAACCCAG CTGTTATTGCAACAGATTTTCAACTTCGCGAGGGGATGAGTCCCGCACAATACGCTGCCTTTGTGAAGCATAGTGAGCAAACTCACGCCCTCGGAAGGATTGGACAACCCCAAGAGGTGGCCGAAGCTATCGCATTCCTGGCTGCAGATACTGCCACCTTCATTACCGGGACATGTCTTTGCGTGGATGGCGGACGAACAATCATGTGTCCGCgataa